One Thermodesulfobacteriota bacterium DNA window includes the following coding sequences:
- a CDS encoding GspH/FimT family pseudopilin yields MKEKMSMKKNRGFTLMEVMVVVGIIGITAAIAIPNIISHLPKHRLNSGARDVYSAMQYARLMAIKEKTPVSINFNTGGDTFTVFSDSNANGIIDGGDTVLKSETMPPDVDITNATIFTGLVTWCGFNARGLPIQSRIGSVELQSTSQNLFLKQIRLRISGSTVIRTSTDGGGTWN; encoded by the coding sequence ATGAAGGAAAAGATGTCAATGAAGAAAAACAGAGGATTTACCTTAATGGAAGTAATGGTTGTTGTCGGAATTATAGGTATTACCGCAGCCATAGCCATACCGAATATTATTTCTCATTTACCAAAGCATAGATTGAACAGTGGGGCAAGAGATGTATATTCTGCTATGCAGTACGCAAGGTTAATGGCGATTAAGGAAAAAACTCCGGTTTCTATTAACTTCAATACCGGAGGTGACACCTTTACCGTATTTAGTGATTCAAATGCTAATGGAATTATTGATGGTGGTGATACAGTGCTTAAAAGCGAAACCATGCCGCCTGACGTGGATATCACCAATGCGACGATATTTACCGGACTGGTCACATGGTGCGGGTTTAATGCAAGGGGGCTTCCTATTCAAAGTAGAATAGGGTCTGTTGAATTGCAAAGCACTTCACAAAATCTCTTTTTAAAGCAAATAAGGCTCAGAATCTCCGGCAGCACAGTCATCCGAACAAGTACGGATGGTGGTGGAACATGGAACTGA
- a CDS encoding prepilin-type N-terminal cleavage/methylation domain-containing protein, translated as MYAIKDKTSIYKERGYTLIEVLIALAIFSIGILGVGTMQIRSTGGNTGARISTEASIWGQDLVETLMLRPYSDALLTPGNHPPPVIPGTVAGNYQMQWTVWDDSGTIAGAVTQNLNGTTPSSNTKVIEVTITGRGNRSSTVVFVRAQDV; from the coding sequence ATGTATGCTATTAAAGATAAAACAAGTATTTATAAGGAACGGGGTTATACCCTCATCGAGGTTCTTATTGCCCTGGCCATATTTTCCATTGGAATTTTGGGCGTGGGAACCATGCAGATCAGATCCACTGGCGGAAATACAGGTGCCAGGATAAGCACGGAAGCGTCCATATGGGGACAGGATCTGGTAGAAACACTTATGCTTCGACCGTATTCCGACGCCTTGTTAACCCCTGGCAATCATCCTCCTCCCGTTATTCCAGGAACCGTTGCCGGTAATTATCAAATGCAGTGGACAGTGTGGGACGATTCGGGTACCATTGCCGGGGCAGTGACACAGAATTTAAACGGGACCACACCCAGCTCTAATACTAAAGTCATTGAAGTCACCATTACCGGCCGCGGCAACAGAAGTTCCACTGTTGTATTTGTAAGGGCTCAGGATGTTTAG
- a CDS encoding PilX N-terminal domain-containing pilus assembly protein, which produces MKQMISNINNEQGSAIVIVLIILVLLTLLGTVSTNDTVIELQIVRNEAIYRHNFYKAEGAVVELGQIMEDNDISSPASYDWLTDSSAAADMEVVGNWNWTPGGNAQLSHNMNDAGDANNNAAQAAISNGIAGGASLDMTASNLFDYSVYGLFNSTVGQGRSLIMMGYRKRF; this is translated from the coding sequence ATGAAACAGATGATCTCAAATATTAATAATGAACAAGGCTCGGCAATAGTAATCGTATTGATTATTTTAGTTCTGCTTACGTTATTGGGTACGGTTTCGACCAATGATACGGTTATTGAACTACAGATTGTAAGAAACGAAGCGATATACCGACATAACTTTTACAAGGCCGAGGGCGCAGTTGTTGAATTGGGACAGATTATGGAGGACAATGATATTTCATCACCGGCAAGTTACGACTGGCTGACAGATTCATCGGCAGCCGCTGATATGGAAGTTGTGGGCAACTGGAACTGGACTCCCGGCGGTAATGCACAACTGTCCCACAACATGAATGACGCAGGCGATGCCAATAATAACGCGGCTCAGGCAGCCATCAGCAACGGAATTGCCGGAGGAGCCTCCCTGGATATGACCGCCTCTAATTTATTTGATTATTCGGTTTACGGGCTCTTTAACTCAACGGTAGGCCAGGGACGGTCCTTAATTATGATGGGATACAGGAAGAGGTTCTAA
- a CDS encoding prepilin-type N-terminal cleavage/methylation domain-containing protein, which translates to MELIHEICNGEREMQLKGNDTMKAISNWRKGFTLIELMVALAITSILLAGIYTTYMTQLKSHLTQQLMVEMQQSLRGAMQLMEREIRMAGYDPANAGAGIVTMQANTFRFTMDLDGDGNVTDPDEDVRYAINAAGSLGREVNGGGGLQPLAEFIDALNFVYLDANGNVVSNPMNASNVKSVQVTMVARSSQTVPVMFFKKTDNQTYQNQQGTNILLSPNDQFRRMMITSDIVCRNL; encoded by the coding sequence ATGGAACTGATCCATGAAATATGCAATGGGGAAAGAGAAATGCAATTAAAGGGTAATGATACGATGAAAGCAATATCAAACTGGCGAAAAGGATTTACTTTGATTGAACTGATGGTCGCACTTGCAATAACTTCTATCCTTCTTGCAGGGATCTATACGACGTATATGACACAGCTAAAGTCACATCTGACACAGCAGCTCATGGTTGAAATGCAGCAGAGCCTGAGAGGGGCAATGCAGCTCATGGAAAGGGAAATAAGGATGGCGGGATATGATCCTGCCAATGCAGGGGCAGGGATTGTAACCATGCAGGCCAATACATTTCGTTTTACCATGGATCTTGACGGAGACGGAAACGTAACCGATCCAGATGAGGATGTGCGTTACGCCATTAACGCAGCAGGTTCCCTGGGAAGGGAAGTCAACGGGGGAGGCGGTTTGCAGCCTTTAGCCGAATTTATAGATGCACTCAATTTTGTCTATCTTGATGCCAATGGAAATGTGGTGTCAAACCCAATGAATGCATCGAATGTAAAGTCGGTCCAGGTGACAATGGTAGCCAGGTCCAGCCAGACTGTTCCTGTTATGTTTTTTAAGAAAACCGACAATCAGACGTATCAGAATCAGCAGGGAACAAATATTTTGCTTTCCCCCAATGATCAGTTTCGCCGAATGATGATAACGTCTGATATCGTATGTAGAAATTTGTAA
- a CDS encoding phosphoribosylformylglycinamidine synthase subunit PurQ has translation MKHSNTINVLVLTGYGLNCDNETAHAFELAGAEVTRVHINSLIDGSVILDDFKIMVFGGGFSWGDDHGAGVIQAVRMKTNIGEHILEFIHKGNLVLGICNGFQTLVNMGLLPGLDKNYQKRSVAITFNDCGNFIDRWVTLKVNKKSPCIFTTGLDQLEFPVRHGEGKFYSDGKTIDRLVENHQVAVYYAIPDGKPAQGKFPFNPNGSLQDIAGICDPTGRIFGLMPHPEAYNHPTNHPDWTRHKEKQKRRQQKIDPDPTIGIRIFKNAVDYIRQA, from the coding sequence GCGTTTGAGCTTGCCGGCGCAGAGGTGACCCGAGTTCATATCAATTCCCTGATTGACGGATCGGTGATTCTGGATGATTTTAAAATCATGGTATTCGGGGGCGGTTTTTCCTGGGGCGATGATCACGGCGCAGGGGTGATTCAGGCGGTTCGCATGAAAACCAATATCGGTGAACATATACTTGAATTTATCCATAAAGGAAACCTGGTACTGGGAATTTGTAATGGATTTCAGACCCTCGTCAATATGGGACTTCTGCCCGGATTGGATAAGAACTACCAGAAAAGAAGCGTGGCCATCACCTTTAACGACTGCGGTAATTTCATAGACAGATGGGTTACCTTGAAGGTCAATAAAAAATCCCCCTGTATTTTTACCACCGGCCTTGATCAGCTTGAGTTTCCGGTGCGACACGGTGAAGGCAAGTTTTATTCGGATGGCAAAACCATCGACCGTCTGGTGGAGAACCACCAGGTGGCGGTGTATTATGCCATTCCCGACGGAAAACCGGCACAGGGCAAATTTCCTTTCAACCCCAATGGATCTTTACAGGATATCGCCGGCATATGTGACCCCACCGGCCGGATTTTCGGCCTGATGCCCCATCCTGAAGCTTACAATCACCCCACCAACCATCCGGACTGGACCCGCCATAAAGAAAAACAAAAACGCCGCCAACAAAAAATAGATCCAGATCCCACCATCGGAATTCGCATCTTCAAAAATGCAGTGGATTATATCCGCCAAGCATAG